The following are from one region of the Alicyclobacillus fastidiosus genome:
- a CDS encoding amidohydrolase, with translation MDICALRRDLHQHPEVGFTEFRTATIVVEQLLSLGYDVRFGRDVMEPSSRRGLPSESELDHALSRAIADGASEAIASQMAGGFTGVVATRRGTAPGPTVAFRFDMDALPILESQDTSHLPQAEGFRSAYDGNMHACGHDGHTAIGLALAKQLSEQPFQGTLKLIFQPAEEGGRGARSMVDQGELDDVDRLFCFHLGLDLPLGWMSGGATEFLASTKLSAHFQGVSAHAAAAPEKGKNALLGAATALLNIHALPRYSTDATRVNVGVLEGGTAANIIPDSARMVLECRASTYEVNLDLERRVRDILTHSAAMHGLSCDIEVIGEAATATCDKDLIHLAMDQAKATEWFTHVVDSHPMRASEDATLMMRRVQERGGQATYMVLGTSIAAPHHNPAFDIDETILPVAVCFLGRLAMHTLLS, from the coding sequence TTGGATATTTGCGCACTGCGTCGCGATCTTCATCAGCACCCTGAAGTTGGCTTTACGGAATTTCGCACGGCGACCATCGTTGTCGAACAGTTGCTGTCACTCGGTTATGATGTACGCTTTGGCCGCGATGTGATGGAACCTTCATCGAGACGCGGTCTGCCGTCTGAATCAGAGTTGGATCACGCTTTGTCCCGTGCCATCGCGGACGGCGCGAGTGAGGCCATCGCGAGCCAGATGGCAGGCGGCTTTACAGGCGTCGTGGCCACACGAAGGGGTACCGCCCCCGGACCAACTGTAGCGTTTCGTTTTGACATGGATGCTTTGCCGATTCTGGAAAGCCAAGATACGAGTCATTTGCCGCAAGCTGAAGGATTTCGATCCGCCTATGACGGCAACATGCATGCCTGTGGCCATGACGGGCACACCGCCATTGGGCTGGCATTGGCCAAACAATTGAGCGAACAGCCTTTTCAGGGTACCTTGAAACTGATTTTCCAACCGGCTGAAGAAGGCGGTCGTGGAGCGCGATCGATGGTGGATCAAGGTGAACTCGACGATGTGGATCGACTGTTCTGTTTTCACTTAGGCCTCGATTTGCCGCTTGGCTGGATGAGTGGGGGAGCCACTGAGTTTCTGGCGTCGACCAAACTCTCCGCTCACTTCCAGGGCGTCAGTGCGCATGCAGCGGCTGCTCCGGAAAAAGGGAAGAACGCATTGTTGGGCGCTGCGACAGCGCTTTTAAACATTCATGCGCTCCCTCGCTATAGTACAGATGCGACTCGCGTGAATGTTGGTGTGCTGGAAGGTGGGACGGCAGCGAACATTATTCCAGACTCAGCGCGAATGGTGCTCGAATGCCGCGCGAGTACGTATGAGGTGAATCTGGACTTGGAGCGTCGAGTCCGAGATATTCTCACACATAGTGCTGCGATGCATGGCCTTTCCTGTGATATTGAGGTGATCGGGGAGGCGGCGACAGCAACGTGCGACAAAGACCTCATCCATCTGGCCATGGATCAGGCGAAGGCTACGGAGTGGTTTACGCATGTGGTGGACAGCCATCCGATGCGAGCGAGCGAGGATGCGACACTGATGATGCGAAGGGTGCAGGAGCGAGGTGGGCAGGCAACCTATATGGTACTTGGCACATCCATAGCGGCGCCGCATCACAATCCGGCTTTTGATATCGATGAAACCATTCTTCCCGTTGCTGTGTGCTTCTTGGGGAGATTAGCCATGCACACGTTACTTTCGTAG
- a CDS encoding MFS transporter has product MGNVSPQHELAGDTRLVRPRAKNVRWIVVVILTLLSIINYLDRGNLSVAAPLIMKDLHMNPAAMGVILSSFVWPYAVMNLPSGWAVDKFGTKVMMSVAVGFWSVVAVATGFMRTMGTFILTRVLLGVGESAMFPAAIKATNAWFPKHEKGFATSIFIAGTQVGLAISPLLSTALMLALGWQAMFIIIGSIGFLVLIGWLILYKDPEKHKWLSREEFQYIRSLAVEAASGKDTVQSQNKITVVQWVKLFGQFSTWAMIIGDFALQYLFWFYITWLPTYLEKSEHLSISKTGFYASLPFIAGTLGVLIGGKISDWLIAKGMTRLNGRRYTIALGAVLTAVALLITAFVHNQGLAITLLTIGMFTYSLCSAPIWALATDVVESDAYVASIGSIQNFGGFLGGAFAPIVTGVLVASFGGFAIALIVTAILAFISAIMYAFVLRRTIQV; this is encoded by the coding sequence GTGGGGAATGTATCGCCGCAGCATGAACTTGCCGGGGACACTCGGCTGGTTCGTCCGAGAGCAAAAAACGTTCGCTGGATTGTCGTTGTGATCCTCACACTGTTATCAATCATTAACTATTTGGATCGCGGGAATCTTTCCGTCGCAGCTCCACTCATCATGAAGGATCTCCACATGAACCCGGCAGCCATGGGCGTCATCCTTTCCTCCTTTGTCTGGCCTTACGCTGTGATGAACTTACCCTCCGGATGGGCTGTAGACAAATTCGGTACCAAAGTGATGATGTCCGTCGCGGTCGGCTTCTGGTCCGTTGTGGCTGTAGCAACGGGCTTCATGAGAACCATGGGCACGTTTATCCTCACTCGTGTTCTTCTTGGCGTTGGCGAATCAGCCATGTTTCCCGCTGCCATCAAAGCAACCAACGCGTGGTTTCCAAAGCATGAGAAAGGGTTCGCAACGAGTATCTTCATTGCAGGAACACAGGTCGGCCTCGCCATCTCCCCTCTATTATCGACCGCTCTTATGCTAGCACTCGGTTGGCAAGCCATGTTCATCATAATTGGCTCCATTGGATTCCTGGTTCTCATCGGATGGCTCATCTTATACAAGGATCCTGAAAAACACAAGTGGTTGAGCAGAGAGGAATTTCAGTACATCCGCTCATTAGCTGTAGAGGCCGCATCAGGTAAAGACACGGTACAATCTCAAAACAAAATTACGGTTGTACAGTGGGTTAAGCTGTTCGGACAGTTTTCCACTTGGGCGATGATTATCGGCGATTTTGCTCTTCAATACCTGTTTTGGTTCTACATCACCTGGCTGCCTACTTACCTAGAAAAGTCAGAACATTTGTCCATTTCTAAAACTGGATTTTATGCATCTCTTCCATTCATCGCAGGGACATTAGGCGTTTTGATTGGAGGAAAAATATCCGACTGGTTGATTGCAAAGGGTATGACCAGACTGAACGGCAGACGATATACCATAGCACTTGGCGCCGTGTTAACAGCCGTGGCACTGCTCATCACCGCATTCGTGCACAATCAGGGGCTCGCGATTACACTGCTAACCATCGGGATGTTCACGTACAGCCTCTGCTCCGCACCCATTTGGGCACTGGCTACGGATGTCGTGGAATCCGATGCATATGTTGCCTCCATCGGAAGCATTCAGAATTTCGGAGGTTTCTTGGGAGGTGCATTTGCGCCCATTGTCACTGGCGTGCTCGTTGCATCATTTGGCGGCTTTGCCATCGCCCTGATTGTCACAGCCATTCTGGCATTCATTTCTGCTATCATGTACGCCTTTGTGCTCAGGCGAACCATCCAGGTGTAA
- a CDS encoding ArsR family transcriptional regulator: protein MSIRLGVLGADDSVAVIQTVVNEYADIEMIPVVYEEEYEIIDKIAPYVKQTDMWLCSGQVPYAIVKEHLNCPVFYTRHSGEGLYKALLYLVHEQGIKISEMSFDTLSETTLETFLQDAGIQTTYHLKHYRGGISSHELAMYHADLWNKNVTKVAVTCLRSAQLQLAQQGIPTIHITPAASEVRQVLNNIVQTHELILSREGQIVVQVIQLCSEASHGNVAEFHALINRYTRALHGTAQQIEPGKWRIYATRKEIENITDGLTSTPRMEGDLSLGLSGGIGIAQTIREGEERAGFALQQALLYGAGNWMCASDDHVLYGPLGKPQEALSYTYVRDDLEALGQAVSLSALTLTKLAAVLEKRGSNRITAHELAEYLQMLPRSARRILLLLEEHGLAEVVGEQTPYLRGRPRKIYEIDLARNVG, encoded by the coding sequence ATGTCCATTCGTCTTGGAGTGTTAGGTGCCGATGATTCAGTAGCTGTGATTCAGACCGTCGTCAATGAGTATGCAGATATTGAGATGATTCCGGTGGTATACGAGGAAGAATACGAGATCATCGACAAGATAGCACCGTATGTAAAGCAAACGGATATGTGGTTGTGCAGCGGTCAGGTGCCCTACGCCATTGTCAAAGAGCATCTAAACTGCCCGGTCTTCTACACACGCCACTCGGGCGAAGGACTGTATAAGGCCTTGCTGTATCTAGTGCACGAACAGGGCATCAAAATTTCGGAGATGAGCTTTGATACTTTGAGTGAAACGACCTTGGAGACGTTTCTCCAGGACGCCGGCATTCAAACCACGTATCATCTGAAGCATTACCGGGGAGGTATCTCGTCGCACGAATTGGCGATGTACCATGCAGATTTGTGGAACAAGAACGTGACCAAGGTGGCGGTGACCTGCCTTCGTTCTGCACAGTTACAGCTAGCCCAGCAGGGTATACCGACCATCCACATCACACCTGCGGCCAGCGAAGTGCGCCAGGTTCTCAACAACATCGTTCAGACGCATGAACTCATACTCTCGCGTGAAGGACAAATTGTGGTGCAAGTCATTCAGTTGTGCAGCGAAGCGAGCCATGGCAACGTGGCTGAATTTCATGCACTGATCAATCGATACACGCGGGCCCTACACGGTACGGCGCAGCAGATTGAGCCGGGAAAGTGGCGGATTTATGCTACGCGCAAAGAGATCGAGAATATCACGGACGGCTTGACGAGCACACCTCGAATGGAAGGCGATCTTTCGCTTGGACTGAGTGGCGGCATTGGTATCGCGCAGACCATCCGAGAGGGTGAGGAACGAGCCGGTTTCGCGTTGCAGCAAGCCCTTTTGTACGGGGCCGGAAACTGGATGTGCGCCTCGGATGACCACGTGCTGTACGGGCCTTTGGGTAAGCCGCAGGAAGCATTATCCTACACCTACGTTCGCGATGACTTAGAGGCCCTAGGTCAAGCGGTGTCACTGAGTGCGCTCACGCTCACCAAATTGGCAGCTGTGTTGGAGAAGCGCGGGTCGAATCGAATTACTGCACACGAATTAGCGGAATATCTGCAAATGCTGCCGCGAAGCGCACGCCGCATTTTGTTGCTTCTTGAAGAGCATGGCTTAGCAGAGGTAGTTGGTGAGCAAACTCCCTATCTGCGGGGGCGGCCGAGGAAGATTTACGAAATTGATCTAGCGCGAAATGTGGGCTGA
- a CDS encoding DUF3311 domain-containing protein translates to MMSIRWLTLVPLLFIFVGVAFANHVNPMVLGMPFLFFYVVCCVVLTSVCMAVVYKFDPTNKEGD, encoded by the coding sequence ATGATGTCGATCCGCTGGTTAACACTCGTACCATTACTCTTCATTTTTGTCGGCGTGGCGTTTGCCAACCACGTGAACCCAATGGTTCTTGGCATGCCGTTTTTGTTCTTTTACGTTGTCTGCTGCGTTGTGCTCACATCGGTGTGCATGGCTGTGGTTTACAAGTTCGATCCCACGAATAAGGAGGGGGACTGA
- a CDS encoding M20 family metallopeptidase — MSVELGNVRSLVEQVTADVVAWHRHLHQNPELSFEEENTSQFVYDTLSSFGGLELSRPTKTSVVARLKGDAPGPVLAIRADMDALPIVEENDFEFVSNTPGKMHACGHDGHTAMLLGTAKILASLRDKIHGEVRFIFQHAEELFPGGAQQVVDAGVMEGVDNVIGIHLWSPLEVGKIAVRSGPFMAGPDSFYITIKGKGGHAAQPHLTVDPVLIAAQVVTNLQHIVSRNVDPLDPLVLSVTQFHAGTAHNIIPEKVELNGTVRSFKAELRTEVPRLMEQIVKGVTEAHGATYEFSYEQGYRPVINDEAVTEKVRSALVDIFGEERVIEGEQHMGGEDFSAYQTAAPGTFFNVGAGNVEKGIVYPHHHPKFTVDEDSLPIGVEAFVGIVLRALGE; from the coding sequence GTGTCAGTCGAATTAGGAAACGTTCGTTCGTTGGTAGAGCAAGTCACAGCTGACGTCGTAGCTTGGCATCGACATTTGCATCAAAATCCGGAGTTGTCCTTTGAAGAGGAGAATACTTCCCAGTTCGTCTATGACACGCTTTCGTCTTTTGGCGGGCTCGAGTTGTCTCGTCCGACGAAGACAAGCGTCGTGGCGCGTTTGAAAGGCGATGCTCCAGGACCCGTGCTGGCGATTCGCGCAGATATGGACGCTCTGCCGATTGTCGAGGAAAACGACTTTGAATTTGTATCCAACACGCCAGGCAAGATGCATGCTTGCGGCCATGATGGGCACACGGCCATGTTACTCGGGACGGCGAAAATTCTGGCATCACTTCGCGACAAAATTCACGGTGAGGTCCGGTTTATCTTCCAACATGCTGAAGAGCTGTTCCCTGGCGGCGCGCAACAGGTGGTTGATGCAGGTGTGATGGAAGGCGTAGACAACGTCATTGGCATTCACCTGTGGTCACCGCTTGAAGTGGGCAAAATCGCGGTGCGGTCGGGCCCATTCATGGCTGGTCCGGACTCGTTCTACATCACCATCAAGGGTAAAGGCGGTCACGCGGCGCAACCACATCTCACGGTTGACCCAGTCCTCATCGCGGCCCAGGTAGTGACGAACCTGCAACATATCGTGTCACGCAATGTCGATCCACTGGATCCACTCGTTCTCTCAGTGACACAGTTCCACGCCGGTACGGCACACAACATCATTCCGGAAAAAGTCGAACTGAACGGAACCGTTCGATCCTTCAAGGCAGAACTGCGCACCGAAGTTCCACGTCTGATGGAACAAATCGTCAAGGGCGTGACAGAGGCGCATGGTGCGACCTACGAATTCAGTTACGAACAGGGCTACCGGCCGGTCATCAACGACGAAGCGGTGACCGAAAAAGTCCGCAGCGCCCTGGTTGATATCTTTGGTGAAGAACGGGTCATCGAGGGTGAGCAGCACATGGGTGGAGAAGACTTTTCAGCCTATCAAACTGCGGCACCGGGCACATTCTTCAATGTCGGTGCCGGAAACGTGGAGAAGGGGATCGTCTACCCGCACCACCATCCGAAGTTCACTGTCGATGAGGATTCGTTGCCAATTGGCGTCGAGGCGTTCGTTGGGATCGTGTTGAGGGCGCTTGGGGAGTAA
- a CDS encoding class D sortase — protein MSIIVVARVPYFYIRSSVEGKALLKEAAAKNKLGAPTNAIYKTGDLIGRVSIPKLGLEAPLLEGTDDAQLAVGAGHLASSVLPGRNGTSIIAAHNATWFHRINDLTAGDAIEVDTSYGSYSYVVTGSRIESVGQNVINTIGPTIALEACYPLNALYLTSERYFVFAKEVNRKSKTYQSSPPAHSNVGYNIDVPLPLREEGITLKTNPVPMGNLSYTGTPSLSYQQSDMPLMATDALVQLYIAWVHANADRNTQWMKLLAGSNTPTTFYGVSLARYHYLSLLNVTLHVTGDDLETLEATTNVRISHRFHVDIHASVHNGQLHIDSMAIDQY, from the coding sequence GTGAGCATCATTGTGGTGGCACGTGTACCGTATTTTTACATTCGTTCATCGGTTGAAGGCAAAGCTTTGCTGAAAGAAGCTGCTGCTAAAAATAAGCTGGGGGCTCCAACAAACGCAATTTATAAAACTGGAGACTTGATCGGCCGAGTTAGCATTCCAAAACTAGGACTAGAAGCTCCATTGCTAGAAGGGACAGACGACGCGCAGCTAGCAGTAGGGGCCGGGCACTTAGCGTCCAGTGTGCTACCTGGACGCAATGGCACGTCGATCATTGCGGCACATAATGCAACATGGTTTCATCGTATCAATGATTTAACCGCAGGTGATGCAATTGAGGTCGACACTTCCTATGGTTCCTATTCCTATGTAGTTACAGGCTCTCGAATTGAGTCGGTCGGTCAGAATGTCATAAACACAATTGGGCCGACAATTGCCTTAGAAGCTTGTTATCCATTGAATGCCCTTTACTTAACCTCAGAGCGATACTTTGTATTCGCTAAGGAAGTAAACCGGAAGAGTAAAACGTACCAATCCAGCCCGCCGGCGCATTCGAATGTGGGATATAACATTGATGTCCCTCTTCCACTTCGGGAAGAGGGCATAACACTAAAAACCAATCCTGTTCCTATGGGGAATCTTTCTTACACTGGGACACCATCACTGAGTTATCAGCAAAGTGATATGCCGCTAATGGCTACTGATGCATTGGTACAACTGTACATTGCTTGGGTGCACGCGAATGCTGATCGCAATACGCAGTGGATGAAGCTTTTGGCCGGTTCCAATACGCCGACGACCTTCTATGGTGTTAGTCTAGCTCGTTACCACTACCTCTCCCTACTGAACGTTACACTTCACGTAACTGGCGACGACTTGGAGACATTGGAGGCCACCACAAACGTGAGAATCAGTCACCGCTTTCATGTCGATATTCATGCTTCCGTACATAATGGGCAACTCCATATCGATTCAATGGCTATTGATCAATACTAA
- a CDS encoding sodium:solute symporter family protein, producing MHTAPIVIIFLTILVALVLGLLAQRRKQMSLEEWSVGGRGFGILFVFLLLAGEIYTTFTFLGGSGWAYGTGGPTVYILAYGAVAYLFSYFLLPPIWRYAKEHKLITQPDFFVKQFQSKWLGILVAVVGVVAIIPYLQSQMTGLGLIVETASDGAITQPVAIGIAMVVLAFYVTISGVHGTAWTAVLKDIMILVVVVIVGIALPVHVGGLHAMFTKINEEKPDFLTLGVKGMGLPWFMSTVALTGLGFYMWPHAFGAVYTAKHERVFRRNAIFLPLYQLILLFVFFAGFAAILIVPGLSNSNLALLAAVQKVFPAWVAGIIGAAGVLTAIVPGSLMLMCAGTLIAENIVRPLKPSTSDKQVQTIARVMVWVVAAVTFLFSLHSNAAIVALLLMGYNFVSQFFPTVLLVIFARQAVSRAGAFAGIIAGVAFVIFFTMTNQSLLLGVNTGFWALLVNMVVVLLVSSVTRDIDVKKSISM from the coding sequence ATGCATACCGCACCGATTGTGATTATCTTTCTTACGATTCTCGTGGCATTGGTCTTAGGCCTGTTAGCGCAACGGCGCAAGCAGATGAGCTTGGAAGAATGGTCTGTGGGTGGCCGTGGCTTCGGTATCTTATTTGTTTTTTTGCTTCTCGCTGGTGAAATTTACACAACATTCACGTTTCTTGGCGGCAGCGGCTGGGCGTATGGGACCGGCGGGCCGACGGTTTACATCCTAGCTTACGGGGCTGTCGCCTATTTGTTTTCGTATTTCCTTCTCCCGCCGATCTGGCGCTATGCGAAAGAACACAAGCTGATTACACAGCCGGACTTTTTCGTCAAACAGTTCCAAAGCAAGTGGCTTGGCATTCTCGTTGCCGTCGTTGGCGTCGTCGCGATCATTCCCTACTTGCAATCCCAGATGACTGGGCTTGGCCTGATTGTAGAAACGGCGTCTGACGGGGCGATCACGCAACCCGTTGCAATTGGGATCGCAATGGTTGTGCTCGCTTTCTATGTCACCATCAGTGGCGTGCATGGAACGGCTTGGACTGCGGTGCTCAAGGATATTATGATCCTGGTCGTCGTCGTCATCGTGGGTATTGCCTTGCCTGTCCACGTTGGCGGTCTGCACGCGATGTTTACCAAGATCAACGAGGAGAAACCGGACTTCCTCACCCTCGGTGTCAAGGGCATGGGCCTCCCGTGGTTTATGTCCACGGTGGCATTGACCGGACTTGGTTTCTATATGTGGCCGCATGCGTTTGGGGCCGTCTACACCGCCAAACACGAGCGCGTGTTTCGCCGCAATGCGATATTCCTTCCGCTTTACCAGTTGATTTTGCTGTTTGTGTTTTTCGCAGGCTTCGCAGCGATTCTCATCGTGCCGGGGCTCAGCAATAGCAATTTGGCGTTGTTGGCTGCTGTCCAGAAAGTATTTCCGGCATGGGTTGCGGGCATCATTGGTGCCGCCGGTGTATTAACGGCGATTGTGCCAGGGTCGTTGATGCTGATGTGTGCGGGAACGTTGATTGCAGAGAATATTGTACGTCCGCTAAAACCGAGTACGAGCGACAAGCAAGTTCAGACGATCGCTCGCGTCATGGTTTGGGTGGTGGCAGCCGTGACCTTCTTATTCTCGCTGCATAGCAATGCCGCCATTGTGGCTCTTTTGCTGATGGGTTACAACTTCGTTTCGCAGTTCTTTCCGACCGTTCTATTGGTTATCTTCGCTCGGCAGGCAGTTAGTCGTGCAGGTGCATTCGCAGGGATCATCGCTGGCGTAGCGTTCGTCATTTTCTTCACTATGACCAATCAATCGTTGTTGTTGGGTGTGAATACAGGATTCTGGGCGCTGCTCGTGAATATGGTTGTGGTGCTCTTAGTGTCCTCGGTGACACGCGATATCGATGTGAAGAAATCCATCAGTATGTGA
- a CDS encoding LCP family protein, with the protein MDKQRKQGIKRKSHWKRAMAYTGLGLAALVIALGSVGLYEYHRLQPQNHFKNLPAVGLTSSNSSSSSTTTSKQSSQSESQPAGSFNVILFGSDARPSGGNISLSDAESHTDSIMLVHVNLKTHQYNVLSIPRDTRVYMPGFGNTKLTSVQLLAQSQQGPQKGTVYAVQLISKLVGVPINYYAETNYWGLQAMVNSLGGITMDLPFPVTLTHAWYPQDEGLHFTAGPHFLNGKLVTEVVHERYSVPGTDYGRQQLQVAALKGIAKSVMSARNATKLPSLSKSLSQYLMNTNMSTQDVISLAIGIKGNFSAQQIHYYQVNGTSEVLYNDALKANDDEVVLDMNQLHQIIQDHFTN; encoded by the coding sequence ATGGATAAACAGCGAAAACAGGGGATCAAGAGGAAAAGCCATTGGAAACGCGCGATGGCTTATACGGGTCTGGGACTGGCCGCGCTCGTCATTGCACTGGGTAGCGTAGGGCTATACGAATACCATCGTTTACAACCGCAAAACCACTTTAAGAATCTACCGGCCGTAGGTCTGACCTCCTCAAACTCCTCTAGTTCGTCAACCACGACCAGCAAGCAGTCATCTCAGTCGGAAAGTCAACCAGCTGGTTCCTTTAACGTTATCTTATTTGGGTCGGATGCTCGACCATCCGGTGGCAATATCAGCCTATCAGACGCCGAAAGCCACACCGATTCCATCATGCTCGTGCACGTAAATCTCAAAACCCATCAGTATAACGTCTTAAGCATTCCACGGGATACCCGCGTCTACATGCCCGGCTTCGGCAACACCAAGCTGACAAGTGTCCAGCTCCTCGCCCAAAGCCAGCAAGGACCGCAGAAGGGCACGGTGTACGCCGTTCAGTTGATCAGTAAATTAGTCGGTGTCCCCATCAACTATTATGCGGAGACGAATTACTGGGGTCTACAGGCTATGGTGAACTCATTAGGTGGCATCACCATGGATCTTCCGTTTCCAGTTACCCTGACGCACGCCTGGTATCCCCAGGATGAAGGGTTGCATTTCACTGCGGGTCCTCACTTCCTAAATGGCAAGCTAGTGACCGAGGTTGTGCACGAACGATACTCCGTTCCTGGAACCGACTACGGACGCCAACAGTTGCAGGTGGCTGCGCTCAAGGGCATTGCCAAATCCGTCATGAGTGCAAGAAATGCGACGAAGTTGCCGAGTCTTTCCAAATCCCTCTCGCAATACCTCATGAACACCAATATGTCTACGCAGGACGTCATCAGTCTCGCGATCGGAATCAAAGGGAACTTCTCCGCGCAGCAGATTCATTACTACCAGGTAAACGGGACAAGCGAAGTCTTGTACAACGACGCACTCAAAGCCAATGACGACGAAGTCGTCCTTGATATGAATCAATTACACCAGATTATCCAGGATCACTTCACGAACTAA
- a CDS encoding FadR/GntR family transcriptional regulator, giving the protein MAQRESVAKMTAQRIKEFIKNGQAGPDGKLPNERDLSKILSVGRSSIREALHLLETEGVIEIRPTKGSYVLSQENYNASNFVSWYNQYQPEIFHLLETRLALEPMAAALAAERATDEQLERLEKCHEEFVGFIMENNVLKISLGDEAFHDLIFESSQNPLLQNLNNVIKKMLTDYRKKVFSIPMEAMKAVSQHDEILRYIRERNPEAAKENMIQHLLISKRGLLDAAQSEVNQHAPSS; this is encoded by the coding sequence GTGGCACAGAGAGAATCGGTTGCAAAGATGACTGCACAACGAATCAAGGAATTCATCAAAAACGGGCAAGCTGGACCGGACGGGAAACTTCCCAACGAAAGAGATCTGTCCAAGATCTTGTCGGTTGGCCGTTCCTCGATTCGTGAGGCATTGCATCTTCTGGAAACCGAAGGAGTCATCGAGATTCGTCCGACGAAAGGGTCCTATGTTCTCTCTCAAGAGAATTACAATGCATCCAACTTTGTATCTTGGTACAACCAATATCAACCGGAAATTTTCCATTTACTTGAGACCCGTCTTGCGCTCGAGCCAATGGCTGCAGCTTTGGCAGCAGAACGAGCAACCGATGAGCAACTTGAGCGATTAGAAAAATGCCATGAAGAGTTTGTCGGATTTATTATGGAAAATAACGTCCTGAAAATCTCACTCGGCGATGAGGCATTCCACGACTTAATTTTTGAGTCCTCTCAAAATCCTTTGCTTCAAAACCTGAACAACGTCATTAAAAAGATGCTTACAGACTATCGCAAAAAGGTCTTCTCCATTCCTATGGAGGCGATGAAAGCAGTTAGCCAGCACGACGAGATCCTTCGCTATATTCGCGAGCGAAATCCAGAGGCTGCGAAGGAAAACATGATACAGCACCTGTTGATCTCGAAACGTGGACTGCTTGACGCCGCACAGTCAGAAGTAAACCAACATGCACCTAGTTCTTGA
- a CDS encoding dihydrodipicolinate synthase family protein translates to MNTPWLKGIIATAITPFDDREEVDEAAFVEQVRYMLAAGVDGISVGGSTGEGAILTDEELSRLCALAVTETNGKVPVVAGIIRNCTRDALRTARAVATTGVKALMITPVHYHVLAPGDEGNFEFYQKIGGEIGLPIIIYNVVPHNVISPEFLTRLADIPEVVAIKQSGGDIHKLAEMVQKCGDRIIVMSAVDDLLFPTYMIGAEGSIVAPSAIIPELIVEQWQAYLRKDYQTAEALHQRILPVVQAISGVNFPAKIKEAIRQLGRSSGLPRSPGMEPTQSEKDKIRNALVAAGVLESSCVSSALK, encoded by the coding sequence TTGAATACGCCATGGCTAAAGGGGATTATTGCGACAGCCATTACACCTTTCGATGACAGGGAGGAAGTAGATGAAGCCGCCTTTGTCGAACAAGTGCGATACATGTTGGCGGCTGGAGTTGATGGAATTAGTGTTGGGGGCTCTACTGGCGAAGGCGCCATTTTAACGGATGAGGAACTGAGCCGACTGTGCGCGCTAGCGGTGACAGAGACGAATGGCAAAGTTCCTGTAGTAGCAGGGATTATCCGCAATTGCACACGTGATGCATTACGAACAGCGCGAGCAGTCGCAACGACAGGTGTGAAGGCATTGATGATCACGCCTGTGCACTATCATGTACTGGCACCGGGAGATGAAGGCAACTTCGAATTCTACCAAAAAATTGGTGGAGAAATTGGTTTGCCAATCATTATCTACAATGTTGTACCGCATAACGTGATTTCCCCCGAGTTTCTGACTAGACTGGCCGATATCCCCGAAGTCGTCGCGATCAAGCAGAGTGGCGGAGATATTCACAAATTGGCTGAAATGGTTCAAAAGTGTGGAGATCGAATCATTGTGATGAGTGCAGTCGACGACTTGTTATTCCCAACCTATATGATTGGCGCCGAAGGATCGATTGTGGCTCCTTCTGCGATTATTCCAGAACTCATCGTCGAGCAATGGCAGGCGTACCTGCGTAAGGACTACCAAACTGCTGAGGCGTTGCACCAACGAATTCTCCCCGTTGTTCAAGCGATCTCAGGCGTGAATTTCCCGGCCAAGATTAAAGAGGCCATTCGACAATTAGGGAGATCCTCGGGGCTTCCTAGAAGTCCGGGTATGGAGCCAACGCAGAGTGAAAAGGACAAGATTCGAAATGCGCTTGTCGCCGCTGGTGTTTTGGAATCAAGCTGTGTGTCATCGGCATTGAAGTAA